The following proteins are co-located in the Tardibacter chloracetimidivorans genome:
- a CDS encoding type II toxin-antitoxin system VapC family toxin: MLDTNIVSELARNPHGAVATRIAQVGADAICVSIITAAELRYGCAKKGSPRLLAQMEAILGSVSVLALDVPADTEYGGIRAELESAGKPIGPNDLFIAAHAYALGATLVTANIGEFSRVRALKVENWLSDVH; this comes from the coding sequence ATGCTCGATACCAACATCGTGTCGGAACTCGCGCGAAACCCGCACGGCGCCGTAGCCACCCGGATCGCGCAAGTCGGTGCCGATGCGATTTGCGTCAGCATCATCACCGCGGCCGAGCTGCGCTACGGCTGCGCGAAGAAGGGGTCCCCCAGGCTCCTGGCCCAAATGGAGGCGATCCTCGGCAGCGTGTCCGTGCTTGCGCTCGATGTCCCGGCGGACACTGAATATGGCGGTATCCGAGCCGAGCTGGAGAGCGCGGGCAAACCCATCGGGCCCAACGACCTCTTCATCGCGGCTCATGCCTATGCGCTCGGCGCCACATTGGTGACCGCCAACATCGGCGAGTTCTCCCGCGTCCGGGCCCTCAAGGTGGAGAATTGGCTGAGCGACGTCCATTGA
- a CDS encoding antitoxin, translating to MTPDHEATVTREAKLFRNNKSQAVRIPADFELPGDRVMIHREGDRLVIEPIRRRNIVEVLASLEPLGPEDEFPDIDSTLLPAKAIEL from the coding sequence GTGACGCCCGATCATGAAGCAACGGTCACCAGAGAAGCGAAGCTGTTCCGCAACAACAAGAGCCAGGCAGTGCGCATCCCGGCCGATTTCGAGCTGCCTGGAGATCGGGTCATGATCCACCGGGAGGGAGATCGACTGGTCATCGAGCCGATCCGCCGCCGAAACATCGTTGAGGTCCTTGCGAGCCTCGAACCCCTTGGCCCCGAGGATGAATTCCCGGACATCGACAGCACCTTGCTTCCGGCCAAGGCCATCGAATTGTGA
- a CDS encoding DUF736 domain-containing protein codes for MNIGTITQNASGTYTGKISTLTVAIVIALRTVQSTNPRAPKFEILALSAARQWVQVGALFELASNSTGETFLNGKIEDPSLDKPLYISAFRQEDGSYNIVWSRPTRRREAPTDTVATDDGLPPLPGTEQPAAPVGTDGLGESSAEGAFGGSEPAPGGRRRRTPEMAD; via the coding sequence ATGAACATCGGCACCATCACCCAGAACGCCAGCGGCACCTACACCGGCAAGATCTCGACGCTCACCGTCGCGATCGTGATCGCGCTTCGGACGGTCCAGTCGACCAACCCGCGCGCGCCCAAGTTCGAAATCCTCGCACTGTCGGCCGCCCGCCAGTGGGTGCAGGTCGGCGCCCTCTTCGAGCTCGCCTCCAACTCGACCGGCGAGACCTTCCTCAACGGCAAGATCGAGGATCCGAGCCTCGACAAGCCGCTCTACATCTCGGCGTTCCGCCAGGAGGACGGCTCCTACAACATCGTCTGGTCGCGCCCCACCCGCCGCCGCGAGGCGCCCACCGACACGGTCGCAACCGACGACGGCCTGCCGCCGCTGCCGGGGACCGAGCAGCCGGCCGCACCCGTGGGAACCGACGGTCTGGGTGAGTCCTCGGCCGAAGGCGCGTTCGGCGGCAGCGAGCCCGCGCCGGGCGGCCGCCGGCGCCGCACGCCCGAGATGGCGGACTGA
- a CDS encoding MucR family transcriptional regulator: MPEENNLVAMTIEVVASYVAHNNIRPEDVPDFIAKTHAAIAGIAKEPETPAEETPAAQPEFTPAVSVRKSLASPDHILSMIDGKPYKSLKRHLSSHGLTPAEYRVRYGLKSDYPMVAPGYSAQRREVAKRLGLGRKRQEPEAPAKAAPPSGDAAPAPQPKPRARRAKAEDTPPAQAGAKTPRRRKQQPADAGAVEA, encoded by the coding sequence TTGCCGGAAGAGAACAACCTTGTCGCGATGACGATCGAAGTCGTCGCAAGTTACGTGGCGCACAATAATATCCGACCCGAAGACGTGCCGGACTTCATCGCCAAGACCCACGCTGCGATCGCCGGCATCGCCAAGGAACCCGAAACACCCGCCGAAGAGACACCGGCGGCCCAGCCCGAGTTCACGCCGGCCGTCTCCGTGCGCAAGAGCCTCGCTTCGCCTGATCACATTCTTTCGATGATCGACGGCAAGCCCTACAAGTCGCTGAAGCGACATCTCAGCAGCCACGGCCTGACCCCTGCCGAATACCGCGTCCGCTATGGTCTCAAGTCCGACTATCCTATGGTGGCGCCCGGTTACTCGGCGCAGCGGCGCGAGGTAGCCAAGCGTCTCGGCCTGGGTCGCAAGCGGCAGGAGCCCGAAGCGCCCGCCAAGGCAGCACCGCCGTCAGGGGACGCCGCGCCCGCTCCGCAACCGAAGCCCCGCGCCCGCCGCGCCAAGGCCGAGGACACGCCCCCCGCCCAGGCCGGCGCCAAGACGCCGCGGCGGCGCAAGCAGCAACCCGCAGACGCTGGAGCAGTCGAAGCCTGA
- a CDS encoding DUF7673 family protein — MTSIPTDHDAMLAALTRLIPIAMSDTGQARRVANFLMAWWNGPDLGHFEIADLFGLDVAVANDIATIVGYLGQRPGAIYIDALGFAEEMQDIIALWRKPVSAST; from the coding sequence ATGACTTCGATACCCACCGATCACGACGCGATGCTGGCGGCGCTAACCCGGCTGATACCGATCGCGATGAGCGATACCGGCCAGGCGCGCCGGGTCGCGAACTTCCTGATGGCGTGGTGGAACGGGCCGGATCTCGGCCATTTCGAGATCGCCGACCTGTTCGGATTGGATGTCGCTGTCGCCAACGATATTGCGACCATCGTCGGCTATCTCGGACAACGCCCCGGCGCTATCTACATCGATGCCCTCGGCTTCGCCGAGGAGATGCAGGACATCATTGCGCTCTGGCGCAAGCCGGTCTCGGCTTCGACCTGA